Within the Microtus ochrogaster isolate Prairie Vole_2 linkage group LG2, MicOch1.0, whole genome shotgun sequence genome, the region tttctttgtgtagctttggagcctgacctggaactcgctctgtagaccaggctggcctcaaactcacagagatctgcctgcctctgcctcccgagtactgggattaaaggcatgcgccaccacctcccagttgAATTTGAGATATTTGAGGAGTAAAAAAGAGCCGGAGTCAAACTGATTTTGGACACAGTCATATGACTTGGAGCTAGAGACGAGAGTGACACTTGTAATATTTAGTGACTTGTGCGCAGGCAGCAGTTTTTCAGCCCCCCAGCTGCTTTGTTGGAGGGACTTTAGAGGCCAAGCCCTACTTTTCTGCTGCTAAGATATGAGGGTCAGGAGGGTGGGGTTGTGGTAGAAATCCTGTCGGAATGGAACAGGGTGACAGCTAACACAGGGCAGAGAAGTCGGAGGGCTGGCTGAGGGATACTATACCTGTCTAGAAAACAGTTCAATGTCTTAACAACAGGCGTGACATCTTTTCTGAATCTCAGTGTTGGCTCCAGGCATCTAAAAGGGAGGATAAGCCAGATCAAACTGCTGGTGTTGTAGCCTAATGCCCTCCAGCATGCCCCAGAGAGGACTCAGGGAGACTGTCAACATTAGCAACCCTTATTCCACTGCGGTTTCTAATGCTTCTCCCTCCGGGGCAGAAAGGCTTATAACGTGGAGGGGGCACTTCCGCCTAGAATCTTTCCCCTCCGTCCCAGTCCTGATGACACGGGGAGGGCAAACAGGgcgaccccacccccacccaagatCTTGTCCTGTCCtctcagacctctggaagaaaaatCTAAAGGACCTAGCTTCCCGAGTGGCTGTCTTCACTAAGGAAAACGAGTCAAGGACTAACGAGGCTGGTGCTGAACCAAAGAGCGAGCCTGGAAAGAAAGCCTTGGTGAGTCCCTCCAAAGCTCTGCCACTGGCATAAGAGGGGGTGCTCCTAACCGGGGGCACAAAATCACACCTAGCAGAGAAATCCAAGAAGGGTCCCCAGAAGCAACCTCTAGGGTCATCCATAGTTGCCTATGGGGATTTGGGACACCTTTAGGGAACAGAGCCTGGAGCACAGGGTAGAAGTGGGTAGCGATGGAGAGGTGAGAGGAGAACTTTTGAGTGTGGGAGGAAGAATTTCTTCCAAACTTCCCCACACAGGTTAGCATTCAAGCTCCTCTGGTGTGGAGAACAGTTGGAGGTTTTCAGACAGAATGGGGATGACTTCACAGGTGCCCTACAGGGACAAAGTGGTAAAGACAGGTGGTCTTGGGACAGACCTTTGTAATGGAGTGCGTTTTGGGGTAGTCCACGTGTAGAGGGGGGACATGGCTGCTTGTCCCTGCTTGCAACTGATGCACTGAGGTGCTCAGGATAACACAGCCAAGCGTGTAGGTCTGGTTTTCTTTAAGACGTGGAGAAAATAGCTGTGGTGATCACTTCTCTGATCTCAGcatcagggagacagaggcatggcTGCACATTTATGGCGTAGCCTGTtctgcacagcaagttctaggcctgtCGGGGCTGCTCACTAAGAGCTTGTctcaaaccaaataaaagcaaagaaaaacaatgggggagggggtgtttatACTCTTTATCTGGAATTACACTGACAGGAGTTCTAAGCCTGCCCTGTACCCAGCATTTTCCAGGGCAGAGAAAGGGTTTCAAGGGCTGGGAAGGCAGCTCATTCAGAAAGCactttccaaaaaagaaagaaaagcacttaCTTATGAGCATGGTGGAGCATGCAATCCATCCCTCCCAATCCCTCTAGAGGCAGAGACTCTGGGATCGGggagctttgtgagtttgagaccaacctggtctacaccgGGAGTTTTAACATAGCCAGGTCTATGTAGAGAGATTGTTGTTCAAAAGCAAAAAGCACTTGCCTTCTaagcctgaagacccaagttcaatcctcaaaacccacatttaaaaagccTGAAGGTGGGAGCAGGGGGctggctggaggaatggctctcGAGCCAATTAAGAGTGCTATTTGCAGGcaggtggtggagcacacctttaatcacagcactcgggaggcagaggcaggcagatctctgtgagtttgaggccagcctggactacatgagcaagagccaggagaggctccaaagctacagagaaaccctgtcttgaaagaaagaaagaaaaaaaggaaggaagaaagaaagaagcaaagaaagaaagaaagaaagaaaaaagaaagaaagggaaaggaaaggaaaggaaagaaggaaggaaggaaggaaggaaggaaggaaggaaggaaggaaggaaggaaggaaggaagagtgctGTTTGCTATTACCGAGGATCCAGATTCAATCCCAGGAATCtacagggtagctcacaaccatttgtaattccagttccaagggatcagcAGAggtcactgcacacatgtggtacactccagacatgcagacaaacactcacacacatgaaattaatctttaaaaaaatcctggcATAGcaatgcatgcttgtaatctttactctagagaggcagagataagTGATTTCCAGGTCAGTGAAGGACCTTGTtttggtgggggcgggggaggatgaggaatgacacttgaggttgtcctctgacctctctgcaCACGCGTACATACTTGAGCAAACATGTatacctgcatacacatgaaGATGCAAACACATaggtagacacacatgcacacaggtaaacatacatgcacacgcaaacacacaggGAGGTAGGGGGCAGAGAATAAAGGACGTTAAGCTGTGAGTGTGAGAAACAGACCTCAGATATAGGAGCAGCTGAGCTAGGAATCAGGGTTGACACAGGGGTCTTGGCCAGGGATACTGCTCCCACACCTCCGACTTGCCTCTGAAGGAGAACAAAGACCACTGGGGCTATCGTCACCCAACCCTGGGATGCTGAGTTAGGATGCAGAAGGAGCCAGGGAAGACCTGGGATAGGATGGAGACGGCTTGATAGCATCCTAGGCCTGGCCTCTTCTTCATTTACCCCCTGCCTTCTCCCACTTTCGTCAGCTCCTAGAGTCTCTTGTCACTTTCCTTCTAGCCAAAGGAAGAGCCTCCTGTGAGGGAGCAGGGGGCAAAGTACTCAGCCGAGACTGGTAGGCTTATCCCAGCTTCTAGCCAAGCTCTCAGCTGCCGAAACCGCCAGGGCCAGCGGGGCCACCCTTCTGCCAGAGATGGAGGAGCCCAAGCCTCCGTTCTGGAGGACCAGGAGCTGCTGGTAAGCcccactctggaggcagggactgcAGTGGTCTCAGCCTCCAGGATCCCAGTCTTCCAGCCAGCACCCTCCTGGCCTGCCTTAGGGTGGCTTCTCCAGAGACAGTGCCCCCTAAGACTGTAAGACCACAAAGACCATGCCCCAGGAGTCAGCATCCTGGGCTTTGAGCTCCTCTGCTTCTAGACAGCCTGTTGTCATCCTGACCCTCTCTGTGTAAGTCCTCTCTCGTGGGTCATTGGTTAAACTGGGAGCATGGCTATATTAGCACTGCATTACCATGGAAACAGCTCTCCAGGGTCAGCATCCACCGCTCTTGAGAAAGTGGCCCAAGGACTGAGAACCTAGGAGAGGGAAGGGCCTGCCCAGAGAATTCTCAATCCACAGCctgcaaggctagcctggactggGCTTCCTGTGGTCTTTTCCTTATCAAGTCTGGTAATGAGCCCCCAATGTGCAGCAGTGGACAAGGGCATCAGTGATCCCtgggagtgtgcatgcatgtcccCCAGAGCCAAAGTGCCACCACCTCTCACTGAAGGGTAGAGTGCTTTTAGGCCCAGCAACATGGGTAGACCAGACAGATCTCAGGATCCCCATTCAACCCACAAAGAGGTTTAGGCTCTTTTGGGTGATGTTTTGTGGCCAGGTCTCCCAGCGGATGGCCAGCATAGCCAGGCTAGAATCAGTACTTTCTCCACCATAGGGCAGCTACATCGCATCTGGAGTTAGGTTCTCAGGTCCCATGGGGAGGGGGTCCAGGGCAGGTAAGGAGGATGGGAAGAATGGGGAAGGGCCAAAGGGCAGTTCAGGGTGGGTGCTGCAAGTGGGTGCTGGGTGGGTGGGTTGGGAGGATAGGGTGGGCATCTAGCAGGTACAGACCTGAGGGAGAAGCCCAACCCAGTTCCTACTCCACCAATGATAAGGTGGGCCTGCCAGGGTCTGATAGACCCCTCCAGGTCCTTGGGGAGGCTGCCTGGAAAGGGCTGAGGGAACCCTACTTTCCTAGGACTCCCAGAGCTCCACCTCCTACGGCGGGCCCCCCCTCCAGCCCTCCATAGATACAGCTGTCACCTGCAACTTGGCCTAGGAGGTCCCCAGAGCACATCCTGGACACAGCTGGACCATATACTGCCGCTACTTGCCTGGAGGAGACAGGGGAAGCCACTGGCTGAGGAGGCAGCTAGGAGTCGAGAGTCCCAGCTGCTTCGCTGGATGGAGCCCCTCACTAGGCACCTGGCAGAAACAATCTACTCTGCCCAGCAGGCTGCCTACAGCGAGTCCCCCACCTCCCGGAAAACATATCCAGATTCTGGGCGCTCCCGGGTGGGGAGGCCCTTGGGGTGCCCCAAACCACCACCCAAGAGATCCAAGCATGCAACACTTGGTGCGTCTCTGATGAGGTGACTGGTCAGCACTGATTTTGCTGTCCCAGTGAGGGGCCCTAGGTTCCAACCAGCCCAGTGGAGACTATGGGGCTGAGAGGTCTAACCTGTCCCGTATCTGAGGCTTGATTCTGTTCTCGAGTCCCCGCGGGACACCTTCCTTTCTCAAGGCCTCACAGAGAGCTTAGGGACAATTCTGAGAAAAAGTCCCCCTCATCAAAGTGCTAGGTCTCATGGAGGAACCTTTAGGAGGAAGCATTTTAGCCAAGCACGTGGCCCGGGGACCCCATGTCAAGGGGAGGAGGCTGCTATTCCCTGACCCACGTTTGCCTGCACTTCTGGCTGGAGTGTGACAGGGGCTCCCACTGACCTGTCTTCTTTCACATAGATCTTGGAGCTTCTTTGTCAGATTCTACAGACGGATTCTTTAAGTGCCATCCAGTTCTGGCTGCTCTATGCGCCACCAAAGGGTGAGGACACCATAATGCAGCCCCCTCTCCATGTGGAGGGGGGGCTACCCATCCCTTGCCCTTGTTCCTGATCCTGCAGGACAGATGTCACTCcgccttttctcttttctccttgggAGTCCCAAAGCATCCCAGAGGCTTCCGATTatcattccttcctcctcccctacTTCCCGGCAGCATTTCTGTGGCCCTGTTCTTTGGAAGGGGCCCCTCTTTAGTACTGACCTCAGACATAGGTGTCTGGACGGGGGAAAACAGATAAAGATTGTTCCCAGCAGACCCAGCCCCTCCCGGTCACTGTAGGAAACATGCACATAAGTGCAAATACCAGAACACACAGGCTTGTGCAGAGAGCCCACACATACAAGTCTGCTTCGGAACagtgaggggaaggaggggggtgAATCCCCAGGGAACGAGTTTATAAGCTCactagaggaagggaggggaaaaaggaagagttGGAGGGCGGGGGAGATAAATCCCAGATTTCCAAATGTGatccaggagggaggaaaggaggtgggaggagcgGAAGGGGCCAAGTCCAAAGTGCAAATGGCTCTCCTGGTAGGAGAGGGCGATGTAGAGGTAAGGGCTCAGTACACAGCTACAAGCACTGTGAGGACCTTCCTTGGGGGCAGGGGCCTATGAGGAGATGCAGGATGATTAGAGGAAGATGTCCTTCACCAGGGCTGGGACCAGCTGGTTGAGATAGGAAAGGGGCTGAGGACACTGCCCTGCACTGTTTATAGAAAAAGACTTGGCGCTGGGACTTCTGCAGACGGCCGTGGCTCAGCTCATCCCCCAGCCCCTCCCAACCCTCCCAGAGGAGAAGCTCTTGAACCAGCTCCAAGAGCTTCAAGAACCTCCTCAAGAGATACAACAGGCAACCTACAGGTGGGCTCCGGACCCCTCATCTGCCCTTCTGTTTCCAGAACCACGCCCTGGCGGTCAGCATCTGCCTACCCTGGCTTTGTGaccccacctgtaatcccagcaccacagcaAGGGGAAATGAAGGCAGGATCCTTGAAGAAGGCTGGGCTACATTGCCTCTGTGTGCTTCAGATGCAgtagagagatcctgcctcaaggaGTAGGGTGGGGAACACCCATGTGGGTGCAAGACATCTGGTCCTCACATGCTAATACAGCAAGAGCCGTATGCGCTTAGTCATCTTCCCAGCTGAATACTGAGGACTGGGAACTGCAAAGTTGGGAGACTGGGAAAAGACCATCTCAGGAGGTGGGAGGTGCCCAGGGCCTGGTGGTCAAGAATGAACAGACTGCAGGGATTAAATTTTGGGGTGCTGGGGCATGGTTAAGAAAGTGGCTTAAGTTTGGAGGAGGCATATTTTGGTGGGTGGTTGTTTTatgggtcaggctggcctcaaacctgcttTGTacctgaagatgaccttgaactcaaccctcttacctctgcctcctgagtgctgggattacaggtgtttaccAAACAGCGCTGGGGTCGGAACACccagcaagcattctaccagctgagctacaacCTCCAGCCCTGGGGCATAGGTTCTTGCTTGGGTCCTagagtgggttttctttttctgcttgagagaagaaaggatgctCAGGAGCTGGGATTCATCGGTAGATAGTTGTATAggccccgggttcaattcctactGCTGCAACACACAGTAAACATACCAGCGGAAGAAGAGGACAGCAGGGAAGGCAAGCATTACTGTGCTCAGAGGAGAGACCCCAAGTCGGCCTCTTCACCTCTCTCAAGCCTCCTGCCAGAGGTGTGGGGGAACTGACGTGGCTGTGTGAAGGGTAATGATAGCTGACAGACCACACGAGGTAGAAGAACATTAGTCACTTGTCCAGAATTAGCTTGACAGACAAGAGGCTGTGGGATAGaccatagccctggctatctcaGACAAGAGGACCTTGGTACTCCATGGCTACAGCAGACACACAATCAcaactgtctgcttcctgctttggAGGTGCAGGAGGCTGTCTGGGTCCATCTGTGGACAGTTCCGCACCAGCTCTTCAGGAGGGGTGTCTTGCCTCTTTTACGAGCTGGTGGCTGACCACACCTCTGCCACCTCCCAGCTCCTAACCAACCTACCGTCTGTAGACTTGGTCTCCCAAGCCTGTCATTTGTATTTGGTTATAGTCCATCCCTGAAGAAGACGAAGACGCCACCTCTATCCAAGACGGAGAAACCAGGTAAGAGCCCTCAAAGGGAGCTGTTTATTCTAGAGGCTCACTGAGGCCAGCTTTGGCTGGATTCCTGCCCAAGGAAGTTGGGTTACTTCTTTAatgcagtaaatatttattgcatgCTTACTGTGTGTCAGGTTCTGGCGAGTCATGAGGAAAGAATTGGGACAAGTCCCATGTGATTGGGGCTTACATCTTAGAGAGGAAGTATACAAAGGGCAGAACCCCCAGGAGGACAGCAGGTTAACTGGGGGGAGCTCCCTATCCTGAGCCACAGAAATATCCAGGGAAGGCCTTGGAGTAGAGCTCCCCATGCCTAGAATACTGATGGAAGAATAAGTTGGTCGGGGTAGCCAGGCCTTCTGGGTGGGGGAGAGCAGTATGAGGTAAGACAAGCCTGGGC harbors:
- the Tbata gene encoding protein TBATA isoform X3, encoding MTTEVKTQLAEQPLVSPKAEPEPEKKPEHFPKSHGDVGLQKEPVVPGIVDFELIQEELKTSSKPQTPSAYRFGRLSHHSFFSRHHPQPQRVTHIQDLTGKPVCVVRDEFSLAPVTQSALLSSCLMGMPTISVPIGDPQSNRNPQLPPDLWKKNLKDLASRVAVFTKENESRTNEAGAEPKSEPGKKALPKEEPPVREQGAKYSAETGRLIPASSQALSCRNRQGQRGHPSARDGGAQASVLEDQELLILELLCQILQTDSLSAIQFWLLYAPPKEKDLALGLLQTAVAQLIPQPLPTLPEEKLLNQLQELQEPPQEIQQATYSPSLKKTKTPPLSKTEKPEFMGKAQVLRVHPSEDSEEKTTKSKAES
- the Tbata gene encoding protein TBATA isoform X1; the protein is MTTEVKTQLAEQPLVSPKAEPEPEKKPEHFPKSHGDVGLQKEPVVPGIVDFELIQEELKTSSKPQTPSAYRFGRLSHHSFFSRHHPQPQRVTHIQDLTGKPVCVVRDEFSLAPVTQSALLSSCLMGMPTISVPIGDPQSNRNPQLPPDLWKKNLKDLASRVAVFTKENESRTNEAGPKEEPPVREQGAKYSAETGRLIPASSQALSCRNRQGQRGHPSARDGGAQASVLEDQELLILELLCQILQTDSLSAIQFWLLYAPPKEKDLALGLLQTAVAQLIPQPLPTLPEEKLLNQLQELQEPPQEIQQATYSPSLKKTKTPPLSKTEKPEFMGKAQVLRVHPSEDSEEKTTKSKAES
- the Tbata gene encoding protein TBATA isoform X2 — encoded protein: MTTEVKTQLAEQPLVSPKAEPEPEKKPEHFPKSHGDVGLQKEPVVPGIVDFELIQEELKTSSKPQTPSAYRFGRLSHHSFFSRHHPQPQRVTHIQDLTGKPVCVVRDEFSLAPVTQSALLSSCLMGMPTISVPIGDPQSNRNPQLPPDLWKKNLKDLASRVAVFTKENESRTNEAEQLEPPVREQGAKYSAETGRLIPASSQALSCRNRQGQRGHPSARDGGAQASVLEDQELLILELLCQILQTDSLSAIQFWLLYAPPKEKDLALGLLQTAVAQLIPQPLPTLPEEKLLNQLQELQEPPQEIQQATYSPSLKKTKTPPLSKTEKPEFMGKAQVLRVHPSEDSEEKTTKSKAES